The Pungitius pungitius chromosome 10, fPunPun2.1, whole genome shotgun sequence DNA window GCAACCATCCTTTCCGTCAGCAGGACCAGCACGTTCCTCCCATACTGACCCTCCAATTCCAACCTGGTGAAGCTGCCGCCAAGGTCCAACTCCAATTTGGTGCTTTTCCTTACTTGATCGGCGGAGGGCACAAATGCTCCACGACTCTTCTTGCTAATGTAAGTGTTCAAGAGCATCCGACCAATGTTCCCGACCCTTCCTCTGTTAAACAGACACACGTCTGCCAGAGTGGCCTCGCTGAGCTTTTTCCACGTTGACAAATTGGGACTCTCTTTCAACTCCTTGAtggcttcctcttcttcccccgCGATAAATGTGTAGAGTTTCATCAAGTCTTCTGTCACAGTCGATTGGTCCACTTCCTCTTTCTTGACCCCTTGCTTCAACGATAATGCGAGAGCCTTGCGAGAAAAACACTGGTTCCATTTTGTGTCAAGAAGTTGAATGAACTTTTTCACTTCGCTCTCGGTCTCCCCGTCCTCGGTCATGCGACTTTCCCCGAAAGCGATTTCCGCTGCCCGCTTCAAAGAGTAGCCGATCTTTGAGACGAGGGAGGCGGTTTTAAACTTACTGGAACTGGGGTCAAAGCCGCTGGCTTTTTTGGCGCCTTCAACGGCCAATTCAAATCTGGAGGGTTGACATAGTTCATGGAGGTACTTGACGCTGGCGTCAAGCTCATTTACGGCGACCACGAATCTTCCCAGTTCCCTCATCTTCTGTGCGATATACGCAAACTGAGACTTGTCGTGGTAGTACTTCGCAGACAGCGCATTGCCGTATTTGCAAATGAGAGGGTCATTCCTGATGTGCCGCGAGACGTCGTCTTGATGCATAATGTGGATGATTTCTTCGCAGCCCCCGGTTAAGAACTCGGACATGGGGAGCAGACGGGAGGCGGCGCTGTGGACTCTTTTTGTTCTGTCGGAAGACTTCCTGGCTTTGCATGACCTCTCGTGTCTCCATAGATCAGTTTTGCGGTAAAAAGCGAAGCAGTGCTGGCAAGGCAGGAAGTCCCTAACGGATACACTGGAATTCTTAACCTGTTTCTTGGTGACAATTTCCCCCTCGCCGCTTTTGAGAACTTGGCAATTGTGTTCATAATCTCCTTTATTGCGAATTTGGTCAAGCAAAGACTGTCGGACTTTGGAACCTTTAGGGAAGTGTATCGCGTGGGCAACATTGCTTTCCTCTGCGTGTTTCCTTTCCAGGTGCTTGGCAATCTGCGTAAAAGCCATTTTACAATATAAACAGAAGTGCTTCTTACAGGACTCTTTCTTCTCTGTGTCCGCTTTGCCGGGTGTTGCTTCCAGCACCTTCCTACAAGTCCTGGAACTGGATCGCGTCGGTTGAGTCCGCTCCACGGCCTTAATGAGATGCCGCAACTGCGTTTTGGGGATCTCCTCGGGGCCCGACTCGGACGGAACCTGATCCGGATCATCTGACTGACCGGCCGCCACATCCTCGTCACTCGAGTCGTTGGCCTCCTGGTGGGACCTTTGTTTTTTAGCCTTGCCCCTTTGCTGAGTTTTGCCATTGGCCCTGGTCACCATCCTTCCCGCATTCCTGGTGCGAAGCGAACAAATTCTGCTGGATGAGCCACCACTTGTGTCGTCTGACATCTGGTCTTCCTGCGCCTGCTCTCGTTGGCCTCCCTGCTCACTGGCTGAATCACAAGCACTGTTTTGGGATTCGGTTATATCCCGTCCCCTTTCTGTCCCTTGCTCAGTGTATATACTGGCAGGGCAGCTTGGCCTTTTGTGGCCGTCTCTTGGACCATCCAAATCTTGCAGgatattttcttttactcttgGATGTCCCTCGTCATGTTTCGCACTGTCAAGGTTAGATCTCAATCTGAGACCACTACTCGAACTTCTCTCTTCAATCAAGCTCCTCTGTCCTTCAATTGACCTCGTCTCACCAATAGTACAAGCCTGTAGAGAGAACAAGCATTTGTAAGACTCATTGCCAGATCAGATAACATGAAGAATTTGACTTGAATGTATTTGAAACATATATCCTTTAGGGGACAAATATGGAGGGgggaaccaaacaaaaaaaagggaaattttGGTTTGAAATTTGTTTAAGTAGTGGAGATAAGTTAGgtgaattatttttcttttggggcTGCCTTTTAAACCTTCTTAGCACATTTTTCAATAACTGTTTAATGCACCAGCACCATGGCAACGGCCCACCAAGGATCCAGGCTCATTCAAACCCTGACACCTCTGAAGTCTCGGTACAAAAACCACATGTGACCCATTCGAGAACAGTTAATGGCTTTATTGGACCAAGCAGCGATTTGACATTGTAAATGTCTCACCAAGTATATATGTAGTCATGGGGTGTTGGATGAAATGCTCCATGGAGAGAACAGGATATGCACTAGACCTACATTCATGGCTTGCAAtcaaaacaaattattattttacttttgatgTCATAAACAAAGTTTTCCATGAAACCTGCGACGTACAAATCAAAATATGGAAACAATTATTGGGGGTTTTCCACAGAAATGTATTAAGTATTATTATTTAGAATATGTTTGATGCTacggtaaaataaataaaatccccTGACCACATGACCTCCACTGATGCATGCTGGCTGGACGTGTGCTATGATGTTCTTGGTGGTACACGTTCTAAAAATACGCTGTTCATGGTGGTACACGTTCTAAAAATACGCAGTGAAGTACCTGCTGCAAAGGGTTCATCTTGTCCCGCTACTTCATGTCTTCGGGGTCTTCTTCTCTGCAAAGAAAAATGACACCGGTCTCTAACGGGAAAACCATCATGAAGTCACGCGGAATGAACAACACCGGGTCAAAGTTACACATTAGCAACTAACGAGGGATtttatgcacccccccccccctccgctaaAACTAAGTGGCTCAGGTAAAAGTAAGCTGCAAAGGAATCAAAATGCACATCTTTAAAAGGGTATTATTTAACTCTAATACCCACAAATTATCACagagtttccttttttaaaacaaaagtatatatatatatatatctctatctatactcatttcatattttaacaCTACTACAACATTACTCAAAGGGATAGTTTGGATGTTTTAGTGCGGTTGTAAAAGAATTGAGACTTGAAGCAAAGCAATATTCTGCTGTGGAAGGATTTAAGAGTTCTAAAAGAACAAATATTATTCTTTATTTAGATTATTTTCACCTCTTTATTTTTCTGAAGCTGACTGCAGAAAAAATACTTCTTAAAAAAGTCACACAATGACCCAAATAACCAATTAATGGAAGGGGTGTGAAAATATTCTAAAAACAGCAAAGAACACTGTAaactgatttgtgtgtttttatgctgCAGTCTTGTTTAAGTAATGCACTGATCTACCGATACGTGCTTCATTACAACCAcactttgaacattttcaactgTCCCttaaacatcaaacacacatttgaaagCGATGAAAGCATTGCACAGCACACGCTTACCTGGATTCGTTGCAGAAGTATCTTTGGAGTTGTGAAAATCATCTTGAGGCGTTGAATGTTAATACAGATGAAGGAGTACAAAGTCTGCGGATGTGGATCCTGAAGAGACACattctcccacctgcagctctGGGAGCTGTCTTTAGTTTTCAAAAGCGCTGCGTGGGTTAATTATTGCGTCACCTCTGCATAAGCATCGTGCGGCTTTAATTGTTTCCAAAGAGGCTCCAGAAGTTCCTGTGCTTCGTAAAACAAACTCgtaacttaaataaataaaagttttaaataaaacataactttATAAAAGTTTTTGTGGACGCCGTCGGTGTGAGAAAATACTTTCATTCTTTCCACTTCTCCCTCAGCTGAAGTGTGATTTTAACAGAAATGGCCTTTAACTTGAACAGAAACAGCTCTGtggcgcacgcacgcacgcacgcacacacacacacacacacacacacacacacacacacacacacacacacacacacacacacacacacacacacacacacacacacacacacacacacacacacacacacacacacacacacacacacacacacacacacacacacacacacacacacacacacacactaacattgaaaaagtttttttttgcttcttggAGCTGAAGACTCGAGCTAAATATAAAAGCACCGTATTTTTTgcactataaggcgcactgtcaaTGAATGGTCTATTTTCGATCTTTTTTCATATATAAAGCACACTGGACTATAAGGCGCATtaagcgggaaaaaaaaagtcagataagtcagtcagtcagtcagtcaaactTTATTAAACGCGTTCATATAATAATAACTCTCAACATTATTCAAACGTTAATGGGCGTATTCACAATAACTACCAACCTTGTTCAGTGGTAACTCgtaaaatacaacacaatacaCTCACTTTTTCAGTTTATTCTTCGTCCACAAATCCTTCAAATTCTTCATCTTCAGTGTCAGAGTTTAACAGTTGGGCGATTACGGCATCCAACATGCCCGAACCCCTCTCGTCATCATCCGAGTCAGTGTCGGTTCCGGCCTGTGAAAGCTCGGACCACAGTTGAGACCGATACCTCAGCCCAGGCATCCACGATCCATTGGCATATAGCGGCGTAAGTTGCCCGGCGCCGTCTCCCTGTCTTGGTGAATGTGTGTTCGCCTTCTGCCGTCCACTGCTCCCCCGCAGCTCGCAGCTCAACTTTGAACGCCCCGTTGACACCAATATCTAGCGGCTGGGGGTCTTTAGTTTATCCACCTGGAATGATGGCGAGCCCCGGAATTAGTTTGCTTCACTTGGTTTTTGACAGCGTCGGTGAGATGGGCGCGCATGGAGCCATCCGGTCTCCTGACGTAGACTTCTCTGAGCCACTCactcatcttctcctcctcgtccatcCAGCCCTTTGGGTTGGCTTTGATCATGACGCCGGCTGGAAACGTTTCTTTTGGCAAAGTCTTCCTCTTGAAAATGACCATGGGTGGAAGCTTCTGGCCATCAGCCTGGCAACTGAGAACTACAGTGAAGGATGACTTCTCGTTCCCGGTGCGTATGGACACCGTTCTGGTCCCTGTTTTCTCCAGTGCGGTTCACGGGGATATCAAAGGTGAGGGGAACCTCGTCCACGTTGGTGACGTGCTCTGGCCGGATCCTCTTTTTCAGTGATCTTGTTTTTGCAGTATGCGCGGAAAATGACCAACTTTTCTTCGTAATCTTTTGGCAGTTGCTGCGAGACGCTAGTTGGTGTGCGGATAGAGATATTACGTCTTTTCATAAAACGAAAGCACCAAGAAGGACCGCCCGGAAAGTCATTGATATTCATGTCCCGTGCGAACGCCGTTGCCTTCAGTCGAATAGAGACTGTAGAGACGCTTCtacctgctgctctctgttcAGTAACCCACTGTTCAATTTTGTCCTCCAACTGTGGCCATTTCGCTTTGTTCCCGCGGAAACTCTGTGTGGTCTTCTTTGCTCGGCGCAGGTCCTTTTCTTGCTTCCTCCACTTCCGTACCATTGATTCATTAACGTTGAATTCTCTCGCAGCGGCTCTATTCCCATGTTCTGCTGCGTGACTGATAGCCTTGAGTTTGAAGTCCGCGTCGTAGGCGAGTCTTTCGACGGGTGCCATTGTGGGGTCCTTATTCACACACTGTAATATTATGGTGAAGCACAGTATGTGTTACTCCGCGACGCTGCTGGCTGCGGTAGCCGCAATGCTGCAAGCGGTGCGGCTTTGTAGTTTACCAAAGTCGTactaaaacattttgacttAGCGCTGTGAGCGCCTTGTACCACACAAAATCGCTTAGAGGTCAGTAAGCAAAACCAGAATTAATCCATATATACGGTGCTTCGGATTGTAAGGCGTTTTTGAGAAAACTAAAGGCTTTTAAGTGCGCCCCATAGTGCAAAAAATACGGTAAATAAAACAAGGCACAAGCTCTTCTGTTGTTGAAACAAGGTCTGGGTGGATGGTTTTATAAAATAATTTGCCAAAACCAAACATACCTCTTGGTCCAGATTGTAGTCCTCTTTGGAATTAAGGGCCAATTTCACAGCCATGTAGTCTCCACTCTTCACAGCATCACGCAACTCACCTGAAAAAGGGACAAACGTTAGTTTAAGTTAAAACAAAGTTTGCTTTGTAGATCTCGACTAATGGCTTAATCTTTAGTGCGGACTAAGAGAGGCAGGGGTGAGCCACGCGATATTATCACCAAACCTTAatcaccataaaaaaaaaaaaaaggatttcagtGCTTCTGGTTGTTATTATTTACCCATGAAGAACATTGTTTGAGGGGACCTGAGATCAAACGatgaaaataaagatgaaacaaACAGCGCAGCTTCTAAAGACTTCCATCCACCTGGAAGCTTCTAGACACCAGCCATTTTCAGTCTTTATATTGTGATATATGACATTTAGTAGATACTGACTGGGCGATAGCGGCGGACCCGACAGGATCTCGTCCTCCCCGTTCAGATGCTTCTGGAAGTCGTCCAGAGTCATCCAGTCCAGGTTGAGGTCCATTCCCAGGCTCAACGTGGCCTGGCCCTTGTCTGTGCAGAGAGACGCtccgtcaggggggggggggggtaaactaaCAGTAACCTGCATCGTGTAAATGCAGtcttctcctccatcagtgATGACGTCATCAGACATCATCACTGATGTGTGACTATGTAGCCAGTGACATTGTTTGTGATTCATTGTCTTCTCAAATGTTCATCAAACTCACCGGACTTGTCGGCGCCCCCCGGTGGCTCCTGGCCGTCCAGGTTGTCTTCGCACGCCATGTGGAGCCTGGGCTCACTGtcgtccctcctcttcctcctctcctccgtcggGGTCTTCCTCTCCCAGCTCCGCTCCCGGGGATCCTCGGCCGGCTTCACCTTGGCcgctggctcctccccctccctctcctcgctGTCCAGGCTGAAGCCGTGACTCTGGCCGGCCCTGGAGGCTGGAAGGAGACACGTCCACATATCTATAAAGGTGCTGTCACCAGTGGGTCAGGGTCAGCCAATTAGAtttatattaaaggataaatatattacaatataaatatattgatattAAATCTGTtagaacatgtatatgtatatattgacaTGTACCTATTAgtttgttgaggaaagaccaactcaaaaagccccacaaaacttggCACAATGAACTATTTTGGATGAAATGTGCCCGTTTTCNNNNNNNNNNNNNNNNNNNNNNNNNNNNNNNNNNNNNNNNNNNNNNNNNNNNNNNNNNNNNNNNNNNNNNNNNNNNNNNNNNNNNNNNNNNNNNNNNNNNNNNNNNNNNNNNNNNNNNNNNNNNNNNNNNNNNNNNNNNNNNNNNNNNNNNNNNNNNNNNNNNNNNNNNNNNNNNNNNNNNNNNNNNNNNNNNNNNNNNNGCTAAAACAAATCCTCCTGTGGAGGCGGAGCTCCTTACCTGCTGGTGGGCAGCGTGTCCTCCGAGCCGAAGTCCACGTGTTGGACCAGGACGCAGACGGGCGACACGCTGCTGAACGTCAGCATCTTGGCTCGGTAGAACTTCCCGTCACTGTATTCGGCCAGACACGGACCGCCTGCAGGGTTCAACTTATTACCTCCTTCTCGTTTGATTCGGTTTCATAAAGGTGgacttttgaaaagaaacatctgatTTAACTGTACATTCCAAATTAATCTATTTAAGAACCCCGATGACGCCTAAACACCCCCGTGTGTGAGCTGGTAAACGTCACCCTGACGGAAGCTGGCGAGCGGCTGCAGGGCGCCAACGTCTGCGTTGACTCGGGTCAGAGCTCCGTCCAGAGTCTCTCCGCCTATCTCCTCCTCGGCTGCTCCATCCAGCCACAGGAAGATCTGCAGAACCGAGGGGAGAatcactccccctcctcctccatggaaTCATCTAAATCGAGGTCAATTGATCATGTGACTCCCACCTCGTTGGGGGTCCGAAGGTGCTTGACGCTGACTCCAAAGCGCTCCCTCTCCGGAGGCAGGTCGGGGTAGATGAAGGGCCCCAGCATCGGCTCCTCTGGGCCCCTCAGGTCCTGGAGACACAGTTTTGCGGTGAAATCACCGCCAATGAATCGTTTCTGTTAGAATCGTTTTCCGGTCTTCATTCGAAGCAGCACCTTGATGTCAATGTCCCAATCGTCCAGGAGGGCGGCGGGAGACGTGTCAGCGTGtccctgcagagacagagacgcaTGTCCGCGTGAAACGAGGTGGTGCTGTGGCATGCTGGGAAACAGAAAGGCAGACGGACCTCCTGTGGCGAGGAGCCGCGCTCCATGGAGGCGTGTTGGTGGTGACACAGGATGCTGCTGAGGCTCAGCCCGTCCAGGTAGAGCTCCACGGTGAGGGGTCGTCTCGGGTCAGAGGGCagctcctaccccccccccagacagacATCCCTACTACTTCAGGCCAggcaccacacccccccccccccagaagagGAGTGGTCCTACCGTGACTCGAAAGTCAGGACAGCggttcagcagcagcttcctcaGCAGGGCCACCGCGTCCCGCTGCCACCTCCCCCCGACCTCAGGAGagcagagggtgggggggcacgTCAGTACCAGGATGTCAcacaaggaacacacacacacacacgcacactcgctCGCTCTTACGGGCTTGATGGCGTGCAGCTGGCAGGGCAGAGAGAGCTGAGGGACGTCGGCACACAGCAGCGTGGGGTGCACGTGGACCACCGGGATGTTCTCCACCAGCCCGTAGTCCACGTACTGCACCTGGAGGCCGCGGGCATATTGGTCATATTCCTACTAGAAGTACTGTTTATTCATCCAACACATGCTGGATTTATGGAATCCAGTGATTTATAACACAACTCCAGTTCATGGGTTTGTTAACGCGTCCCTTCCTGACCTTCACGTGTCCTCCCAGCACCTCCAGCACCTGTCCTCTGTACCACAGCATGTCGGGTCCGATGACGGCGCAGCCCTGCACAGACTTCCAGGTGTAGGGCTTCTGCCTGGGCAGAGAGTCCATGCTGTGCTGGATCCGCTgcctgagctgctgcagcagacctTCTGAACCACGGAGACACGACGGAGTCCACGTGACAAAGAGGCCACAACAATCCACCGTTAAGAGCGCTGGCAACGGATTTcatcatcgattcgttgtgtcgcccGGAGCaggaatgaataataaaagatCCGAGCCGACgcagaggaaagagcagccagcagcgccggcagttgagtcacatgacgcagaaAAAGACCTCTGTTCAAGTCAAAAGGTGTGcgagcatttcacattgaataaattttaaaaagtcaaaacaggacaacgtgccACGAGAGCactcgtcatccagctgatcaagctagcgttagctcgctaataacagcagtaaagtaGTTAGCAAGACTTTATTTACCCGCCTTTTTTGGACCGttcatttttcaatctgtttcaatgaaaaaaacctGCTTTGTGGTCcagagaagaaacaaagaagaaggaagtaaaATGTCAGAGCGGATTTGTGTGGACCTGCGTTCTGTGTTCTGGTGTAGATGACACCGTCCTCCCCGATGGCAGAAACACTCATCTGGACGGGGCCGAGGCTCGGCAGCTCGGGGGGGCGGTACAACCCCGTCTTCACCTGTCCAAAAAGACAATCAGGACACTTTCCTCTTTATTTGACCTACTTCCTGCTTTATATCCTGAAAAAAAGTCCTTCTAGATGTTATTCAGGCCGAGAACATTGTTCTTCTAAAGAGACGAAGCAAAGCACGAGGATCCGATATGAAAGAGACTCAAGGATATTCCAAGGAACTCGGCTAAATGTGCCACATAACTCTTCTGTGTTTATGGGTCGACACAGAACcctagtgcgtgtgtgtgtgtgtgtgtgtgtgtgaggtcaccTTCTCAGCAGACATGATGGTGCGGGGGGCTGGTTTTGGGGTGGAGACGGGTGGAGGCGGGGAGGCGAAGGCAGGGGGAGTTTGTTCTATTCTTTTCTCGCCGTCAGAACCGTCCTTCTGGGTCTCAATCACCGGCGACCCGGCATCGGTTTCTGTGGATGTTTCAATGGCTGCATCTCTGCGAACGGACCCAAGCAAAGAAAAGGCTCATAGGGCAGAAGAGCCCCCGGTTCTTCAAAGTGttgaagctgcattctctctagtgaccaccagggggcaaaTCCTCACGCTTTCTTCCTCGTAATGGTGGTAATGAATGGATTCTTAAGTCTTTGAAGAACAGTTCCTGGTTTGTGAGGCAGTGGTTGCATAGcaacaagaaagaaacaaagtACAGGTCAACCACACACCTGGGCTTCCTCTCCTTGAGGGCGAGGCCCTCGCCGACCAGGAAGTCAGTGAAGTTCACCAACGCGCCCTTCTGGTTGGAGCAGAACAGGGTGACTGGTACAGGGGGCTCATCAGTCACCTCCTGggcaaagagagggggggggggtgtgagacaCGTCGGTACATAGGAGTTAACCAATAagagcactggggggggggggggaggagaccttgATGGTCAGGACCGCCAAGGCCCCGGTGAGGTGGAAGGAGATCAGGTCGCAGGCCGTCGCCGTCCAGGTGGAGCACCCCCCCGCCGGCCTGCAGGGAACCAGCCAATCAGATGGGAGTAtcacaacatttcattttcaaaccgGTGTTTAATGTCAGGGTTCATACACCGTTTGACAAATGGATTTCCAGGaatatgttacattttaaattaccTATACAAGTAGTCATGTCTCGTTGtattaatttgtcctgttattgacgAGGCTAATGCACAACCAGATATTCATTGTGTTTCCCCAACCATTCAATTAGGCCCCAAGAAAGTCTtcgaataaaatataaaatgaaaagacTAAATATCTCCACAACGAATGTAAAAAAGACATCCAAAAACAGTCCAGTCTCGTATCGATACaataattagtgtgtgtgtgtgtgtgtcacctgatGTCACTGAGAGTGCACTCTAATGCCAGGGAGCCCGTCAAGAAGGATGGGAGGGGCCGCAGGTTGCCGACGGGAAGCTTCACCTTGTTGCCATGGTCACAGCGCATCACCTGGTACATGGTGGTGTTATCAATAACATTCATTCGGGAGCATTGATGACGCCGATGATGCACTCGGATGTTCGTCTGTTGCTCTCCTGTCACCTCGATGAAGTCGGTGGCCTCGGCGCCGGAGCAGACGCGACCTCTCTCCCACACGCCGTCCACCAGGGCGCCGCAGAACATGTCGGCCTcccacaccacctcctccagctccttcagagcacactcctcctccaccagctcgcACAGCCTGAGCGACACAGCCACAGAGACCCggttggggaggagggggggggggggggggtgttacagaTAACACGTTTTATAAAGTTCATTTAAATCCTTTTATATTCACACGCCGACCTCCTGAGACGAGAGTCGTTGTGGGCGAACTGGACGTAGAAGCTGCTCGGCGAGTTCAC harbors:
- the LOC134102857 gene encoding uncharacterized protein LOC134102857; the protein is MNPLQQACTIGETRSIEGQRSLIEERSSSSGLRLRSNLDSAKHDEGHPRVKENILQDLDGPRDGHKRPSCPASIYTEQGTERGRDITESQNSACDSASEQGGQREQAQEDQMSDDTSGGSSSRICSLRTRNAGRMVTRANGKTQQRGKAKKQRSHQEANDSSDEDVAAGQSDDPDQVPSESGPEEIPKTQLRHLIKAVERTQPTRSSSRTCRKVLEATPGKADTEKKESCKKHFCLYCKMAFTQIAKHLERKHAEESNVAHAIHFPKGSKVRQSLLDQIRNKGDYEHNCQVLKSGEGEIVTKKQVKNSSVSVRDFLPCQHCFAFYRKTDLWRHERSCKARKSSDRTKRVHSAASRLLPMSEFLTGGCEEIIHIMHQDDVSRHIRNDPLICKYGNALSAKYYHDKSQFAYIAQKMRELGRFVVAVNELDASVKYLHELCQPSRFELAVEGAKKASGFDPSSSKFKTASLVSKIGYSLKRAAEIAFGESRMTEDGETESEVKKFIQLLDTKWNQCFSRKALALSLKQGVKKEEVDQSTVTEDLMKLYTFIAGEEEEAIKELKESPNLSTWKKLSEATLADVCLFNRGRVGNIGRMLLNTYISKKSRGAFVPSADQVRKSTKLELDLGGSFTRLELEGQYGRNVLVLLTERMVASIDLLIANRDQAGVSKSNLYLFARTEGPSFIRGLDCFRRCAMECGVKNPEALLSSSLREQIASYWQLMSLSEGEVDQVAKLLGRSSQDCFRLLKNASELEEVSKQLLKMDRALPSSPTSPAVDGTVQKPALKRRPWNEREQTAVKRYLSEFITGMKVPGKKECNACIAAEPDLGGRSWTDVKNYVHNTLQTMRRRSNQHKSEENVNESPKSPTAGVQTMEKDFEDSSVVCSLTTVNPDHLRESCCMTMAPTNYVQEMTSTYATLCSTSVDMIHGSQPLISTLTPLNGTDTQVVPTFTPHNTTSALMPPQYTSDNSLMLPLSSYSHNATSMAPSSGYTPQDAMGPPLIPNFTTFTAPSTSMVPTFTTLNASAPMLTHAFSPLSDRSRHIVSPFAALNHSSPAVYATAQVVPTIHGPGAPDAPPVARERPAAAAAAGKKVGAAVKPQKRNKRLWNKEEQAAVRRQLGDFCKLVKVPGKRDCDACLAAEPVLNSRTWREVKYFVHNTIQSMKRRGHAVASKQSEEPQPEVLSNPVTEWDGPVYLSL